CCACGGCTACTCCACGTCCAAAGGGATTCCGCGCCTGCGCCGGGCGATCTCCAACTGGTACAAGGATCGCTACGAAGTCGACATCGACCCGGAAACCGAAGCCATCGTCACCATCGGTTCCAAGGAAGGTCTGGCGCATTTGATGCTGGCCACCCTCGACCAGGGCGACACCGTGCTGGTGCCGAACCCGAGCTACCCGATTCACATCTACGGAGCCGTGATTGCCGGCGCTCAGGTGCGGTCGGTGCCGCTGATTCCTGGCGTGGACTTCTTCGCCGAGCTGGAACGAGCGATTCGCGGCTCGATCCCGAAGCCGAAGATGATGATCCTCGGTTTCCCGTCCAACCCTACCGCCCAGTGCGTGGAGCTGGACTTCTTCGAGCGAGTGATCGCCCTCGCCAAACAGTATGACGTTTTGGTGGTGCACGATTTGGCCTATGCCGACATCGTCTACGACGGCTGGAAAGCCCCGTCGATCATGCAGGTGCCCGGCGCCAAGGACATCGCGGTGGAGTTCTTCACCTTGTCCAAGAGTTACAACATGGCGGGCTGGCGCATCGGTTTCATGGTCGGCAACCCGGAGCTGGTCAACGCCCTGGCGCGGATCAAGAGCTACCACGACTACGGCACATTCACCCCGCTGCAAGTCGCGGCCATCGCGGCGCTGGAAGGCGATCAGCAGTGCGTCAAAGACATCGCCGATCAGTACCGGCAGCGTCGCAACGTGCTGGTCAAAGGCCTGCATGAACTGGGCTGGATGGTCGAAAACCCGAAAGCGTCGATGTACGTCTGGGCCAAGATCCCCGAGGCTTATGCACACCTGGGCTCGCTGGAATTCGCCAAGAAACTGCTGGCCGAGGCCAAGGTCTGTGTCTCACCGGGTGTGGGGTTTGGTGAGTACGGGGATGATCATGTGCGCTTCGCGCTGATCGAAAACCAGGACCGGATTCGTCAGGCCGTACGCGGGATTCGCGGGATGTTCCGGGCGGATGGGCTGGTTACCAAAACCATCGTCTGACACATTGATCGTTCCCACGCGCAGCAAAGGAATGCGGCCCGGGACGCTCCGCGTCCCTTCCAGAGCCGAACGCGGAGCGTCCGTTGAGGCATTCCCACGCAGAGCGTGGGAACGATCGTCACCCACAAAAAAACCGCATCGCTGCGGTTTTTTTGTGTCTGCCGATCGGCTTAAACGAACAACGACAACAGCAAGATGAAGCC
The window above is part of the Pseudomonas sp. B21-048 genome. Proteins encoded here:
- the alaC gene encoding alanine transaminase — encoded protein: MAEQGSQRRFARIDRLPPYVFNITAELKMAARRRGEDIIDLSMGNPDGATPPHIVEKLVTVAQREDTHGYSTSKGIPRLRRAISNWYKDRYEVDIDPETEAIVTIGSKEGLAHLMLATLDQGDTVLVPNPSYPIHIYGAVIAGAQVRSVPLIPGVDFFAELERAIRGSIPKPKMMILGFPSNPTAQCVELDFFERVIALAKQYDVLVVHDLAYADIVYDGWKAPSIMQVPGAKDIAVEFFTLSKSYNMAGWRIGFMVGNPELVNALARIKSYHDYGTFTPLQVAAIAALEGDQQCVKDIADQYRQRRNVLVKGLHELGWMVENPKASMYVWAKIPEAYAHLGSLEFAKKLLAEAKVCVSPGVGFGEYGDDHVRFALIENQDRIRQAVRGIRGMFRADGLVTKTIV